A stretch of Aerococcus christensenii DNA encodes these proteins:
- the yfcC gene encoding putative basic amino acid antiporter YfcC, with product MDSTQTQEKANNQPAFRTPHTYVIIFGIVLVAWLLTIMIPAGKYTTEKIVYQTPDGQEKSRIVLQDNSFRYAHPLKQEVLRSDLNELIKHPDQLNKLKVKEPLLKKLIDSPEELNLEKLEKAGLEESELYKLYGDSIYDTSQKQHKTAVLWGTKDHHGFGVLNYIFEGIVTGDRYGSAIGIVALLLVVGGSFGMIMRTGAIDAGIYAFVNSARGMEKLAIPLLFFLFSFAGATFGASEQVIPFVMIIAPFMVAIGYDSIVAVTVTFAASQIGNAGSWMSPFSIAIAQGISGLPALSGAGFRIIMWFILTALSCAFTMVYAKKIHANPELSPSYESDAYFRNNLNNEDNHQKNFIFGHKIILIEMLFGLIWIVWGVMRQGYSIPELASQFFVMGLAAGFTGVLTSNKQLTFNDLAYAFRDGVSDLAPTAVVVGMAKGILLVLGGSDAGTFSTLNTILYHVGNALQGLPSIIGAWFMYIFQSLFNLVVTSNSGQAALTMPIMAPLADILGITRQVAVLAFQLGSGFVDAFTPVSASLIGCLAAARIDWSNWAKFQLKMQAFLFGLGTIFIVIAIMIGYH from the coding sequence TTGGATTCTACACAAACGCAAGAAAAAGCAAATAATCAACCCGCTTTTCGTACCCCACATACTTACGTCATTATTTTTGGTATCGTTCTTGTTGCTTGGTTACTTACTATTATGATTCCAGCAGGAAAATATACTACAGAAAAAATAGTGTATCAAACACCGGATGGACAAGAAAAATCACGGATAGTCTTACAAGATAATTCTTTCCGCTATGCTCATCCATTAAAACAAGAGGTCTTACGGTCTGATTTAAACGAACTCATTAAACACCCCGACCAACTCAACAAGCTAAAGGTCAAAGAACCTCTTTTGAAAAAGTTAATCGACTCTCCTGAAGAACTTAATTTAGAAAAGCTTGAAAAAGCAGGATTGGAAGAGAGTGAACTTTACAAACTTTATGGGGATAGTATCTATGATACAAGCCAAAAGCAACATAAAACAGCTGTCCTTTGGGGAACCAAAGATCATCACGGCTTCGGGGTTTTAAATTATATTTTTGAAGGAATCGTGACCGGTGACCGCTATGGCTCAGCCATCGGGATTGTTGCTCTCCTCTTAGTCGTCGGTGGCTCTTTTGGGATGATCATGCGTACAGGCGCCATTGACGCTGGAATTTATGCTTTTGTTAATAGTGCCAGAGGTATGGAAAAATTAGCGATTCCGCTTCTCTTTTTCTTATTCTCCTTTGCCGGAGCAACCTTCGGGGCGTCTGAACAAGTAATTCCTTTCGTTATGATCATTGCTCCTTTCATGGTAGCTATTGGTTATGACTCTATCGTTGCTGTTACCGTCACTTTCGCCGCTTCTCAAATTGGAAATGCGGGTTCTTGGATGAGTCCTTTCTCGATTGCCATTGCTCAAGGGATTTCTGGACTTCCTGCTCTTTCTGGGGCTGGTTTCAGAATTATCATGTGGTTCATTTTAACCGCCTTATCTTGTGCCTTTACCATGGTTTATGCAAAGAAAATCCATGCCAATCCTGAACTTTCTCCAAGTTACGAATCTGATGCTTATTTTAGAAATAACCTCAACAATGAAGACAACCACCAGAAGAACTTTATTTTCGGTCATAAAATTATCCTCATTGAAATGCTATTCGGATTAATTTGGATTGTTTGGGGTGTTATGCGTCAGGGCTATTCTATTCCTGAACTTGCTTCTCAATTCTTCGTTATGGGACTTGCAGCAGGTTTTACAGGTGTCTTGACCAGCAACAAACAACTCACCTTTAACGATCTCGCTTATGCTTTTAGAGATGGCGTCTCAGACTTAGCCCCTACCGCTGTTGTTGTAGGGATGGCTAAGGGGATTCTCTTAGTTTTAGGGGGATCTGATGCTGGAACTTTCTCTACTTTAAATACTATTCTCTATCACGTAGGAAATGCCCTTCAAGGTCTTCCAAGTATTATCGGAGCTTGGTTTATGTACATCTTCCAAAGTTTATTTAACTTAGTCGTGACTTCAAACTCCGGTCAAGCTGCTCTAACTATGCCTATCATGGCACCTTTAGCAGATATCTTAGGGATTACCCGTCAAGTGGCCGTTTTGGCCTTCCAACTCGGGTCAGGATTTGTGGATGCCTTTACTCCTGTTTCAGCTTCTTTAATCGGCTGCCTAGCTGCAGCACGCATCGATTGGTCAAACTGGGCCAAATTCCAACTGAAGATGCAAGCTTTCTTATTCGGATTAGGAACCATTTTCATTGTTATTGCCATCATGATCGGCTACCATTAA
- a CDS encoding ABC transporter substrate-binding protein/permease, with amino-acid sequence MAKKWKWMLRISVFMSLMLGLVGFKQEVWAEVSQTSPQVAENDRLLEEIKERGVLRFGTASGYAPFEFTVLENGKNKVVGSDIFLAQAIADAIGVRLEIVDMEFGSLIPAMESGSIDIIIAGMSYTPERDKTVDFSHYYNQDNQFFVIKKKDQDRITGADAFKEGGKIGVSDNTLQATLVSEKIPTANKVTMRKSADAISALLSGQVEAVLLDESVAKAFAAEHEDLLAIPSGLDVSADGKSVAVPNNQPQLLAVVNDTVDRLVENGKMDEFLEQSYTLIRENQKDSWLKYWPYFWDGIKVTVIIATFAVAVGVVLGFFLALMRLSDIKILQVVAASYVEFVRGTPMMVQVLFIFLSLGATFSLSSLWSGMIAVALNSGAYVCEIFRGGIKAVDKGQMEAARSLGLSYWTTMRKVIFPQSLRSIWPSLGNEFITLLKDSSIVSTIGVAELTFQTRAVTSLTYKGIVPLVIAMLCYFIMTFLLSRGLSWYEKKIEKKFA; translated from the coding sequence ATGGCTAAAAAGTGGAAATGGATGTTACGAATAAGTGTATTCATGAGTCTTATGTTAGGCTTAGTAGGTTTCAAGCAGGAAGTTTGGGCTGAAGTATCTCAAACAAGTCCGCAAGTGGCTGAAAATGATCGATTGTTAGAAGAAATTAAGGAACGTGGCGTTTTACGCTTTGGAACAGCGAGTGGCTATGCGCCTTTTGAATTTACGGTTTTAGAAAATGGGAAAAATAAAGTAGTGGGATCTGATATTTTTCTGGCCCAAGCTATTGCAGATGCGATTGGCGTTCGTTTAGAGATTGTGGATATGGAGTTTGGAAGTTTAATTCCAGCCATGGAAAGTGGATCGATTGATATTATTATTGCGGGAATGTCTTATACGCCTGAACGTGATAAAACGGTAGATTTTTCTCATTATTACAATCAAGATAATCAATTCTTTGTGATTAAGAAGAAAGATCAAGACAGAATTACAGGAGCGGATGCTTTTAAAGAAGGTGGAAAAATAGGCGTGAGCGATAATACCTTACAAGCCACTCTTGTGAGTGAAAAAATTCCCACAGCTAATAAAGTCACCATGAGAAAATCGGCGGATGCTATTTCTGCTCTACTTTCTGGTCAAGTAGAAGCCGTGTTACTGGATGAATCAGTGGCTAAGGCTTTTGCAGCAGAACATGAGGATTTATTAGCGATTCCTTCTGGTTTAGATGTTTCTGCTGATGGAAAATCTGTAGCTGTTCCCAATAATCAACCTCAATTGTTAGCGGTGGTGAATGATACAGTTGATCGCTTAGTAGAAAATGGTAAGATGGATGAATTTTTAGAGCAGTCTTATACTCTCATTAGAGAAAATCAAAAAGATTCCTGGCTTAAGTATTGGCCTTATTTCTGGGATGGCATTAAAGTAACTGTGATTATTGCTACTTTTGCTGTGGCTGTAGGGGTAGTCCTCGGTTTCTTCTTAGCCCTTATGCGGCTATCTGATATTAAAATTCTACAAGTCGTGGCTGCTTCTTATGTGGAATTTGTTCGGGGCACGCCGATGATGGTGCAAGTCCTCTTTATCTTTTTGAGTCTTGGAGCTACCTTTAGTCTTTCTTCATTGTGGTCAGGAATGATTGCTGTGGCTTTGAATTCTGGAGCCTATGTTTGCGAGATCTTCCGTGGAGGTATTAAAGCAGTGGATAAAGGGCAAATGGAAGCTGCACGGTCCCTAGGATTATCTTATTGGACGACGATGCGCAAGGTTATTTTTCCGCAGTCTTTACGGTCAATATGGCCGTCCTTAGGAAATGAATTTATTACTTTGTTGAAAGATTCTTCTATTGTTTCTACGATAGGAGTAGCGGAATTAACCTTCCAAACTCGGGCGGTAACCTCTCTTACCTATAAAGGGATTGTGCCTTTGGTAATTGCGATGTTGTGTTACTTTATAATGACCTTCCTCTTATCCAGAGGACTTTCGTGGTATGAAAAGAAAATCGAGAAAAAATTTGCTTAG
- the argH gene encoding argininosuccinate lyase, translating to MAIWSNKFHQAMNTSAYDFNQSIQVDARLLDADLRGSIGHAKMLGNQEVLTPIEADQLCQTLQVMREEYAAGKLVIDYSCEDIHSFIEEELTKRLGAIGKKIHTGRSRNDQVATAMKIYAKDAAQSLQEGLKKAVLTFCDQAEIYKETIMPGYTHLQRAQPITYGHYLMAYVEMFRRDYGRLGDVIKRIDQTLPLGAGALATTTFPLDRFQTAEFLGFESPSLNSLDAVADRDYSLEFLSALAVMAMHLSRYAEETILWASQEFHFVHIEDTFSTGSSIMPQKKNADIHELMRGKTGRVYGDLMAVLTLMKGLPLTYNKDLQEEKERFFDAIDTMTMMVSLLPEMLKATQPNTEAMYKAAGKGFLNATDCADYLTAKGIPFREAYQTTGDLLQYCQSHQKTLETLTLEEYQQFDPHFDEGIYQAIDLKTCVYKRQVLGGPAPQCVADHIQRVRAFFLDDKKVN from the coding sequence ATGGCGATTTGGTCAAATAAATTTCATCAGGCAATGAATACGTCAGCGTATGACTTTAATCAATCCATTCAGGTCGATGCAAGATTATTGGATGCCGATTTACGAGGAAGTATTGGACACGCCAAGATGTTAGGAAATCAGGAAGTACTTACCCCAATCGAGGCAGATCAACTCTGCCAAACCTTGCAAGTAATGCGTGAAGAATATGCAGCAGGTAAGTTGGTCATCGATTATAGTTGTGAAGATATCCATAGTTTTATTGAAGAAGAATTAACCAAACGACTGGGTGCGATCGGCAAAAAAATTCATACCGGAAGAAGTCGGAATGATCAAGTAGCGACTGCTATGAAAATTTATGCGAAAGACGCTGCTCAATCTCTTCAAGAAGGCTTAAAAAAAGCAGTGCTGACTTTCTGTGATCAGGCGGAGATTTACAAAGAAACGATTATGCCAGGCTATACCCATCTTCAAAGAGCTCAACCGATTACCTATGGGCATTATTTGATGGCTTATGTCGAAATGTTTCGTCGGGATTATGGTCGGTTAGGAGATGTGATTAAACGGATTGATCAAACCCTTCCTTTGGGAGCAGGGGCCCTTGCAACTACCACTTTCCCTTTAGATCGTTTTCAAACAGCTGAATTTCTTGGCTTTGAGTCGCCATCCTTAAACAGTTTAGATGCTGTGGCTGATAGAGATTATAGTTTAGAGTTTTTAAGTGCTTTAGCAGTTATGGCTATGCATCTCAGTCGATATGCAGAAGAAACCATTTTATGGGCAAGTCAGGAGTTTCATTTTGTTCATATAGAAGATACTTTTTCAACTGGGTCTTCGATCATGCCTCAGAAGAAGAATGCAGATATTCATGAATTGATGCGTGGGAAAACGGGACGTGTGTATGGCGATTTGATGGCTGTTTTAACCTTGATGAAAGGATTGCCTCTGACTTATAATAAGGACTTGCAAGAGGAAAAAGAACGCTTTTTTGATGCGATTGATACCATGACGATGATGGTCAGTCTTTTACCTGAGATGCTAAAAGCGACGCAACCAAATACAGAAGCGATGTATAAGGCTGCTGGCAAAGGCTTCTTGAATGCGACAGATTGTGCAGATTACTTGACAGCTAAGGGTATTCCATTTAGAGAAGCCTATCAAACGACAGGGGATCTCTTACAGTATTGTCAAAGTCATCAAAAGACTTTAGAAACTTTGACCTTGGAGGAATATCAACAGTTTGATCCGCATTTTGATGAAGGAATCTATCAAGCCATTGATTTGAAGACGTGTGTTTATAAGCGCCAAGTTCTTGGAGGACCCGCCCCACAATGTGTTGCCGATCATATTCAAAGAGTTCGTGCATTTTTCTTAGATGATAAAAAAGTAAATTAG
- a CDS encoding ABC transporter substrate-binding protein/permease, protein MSVMKRLTVGLITLFMMLSILLAGVKPVVHAEETQAGEGSNLLEQVKARGEIRIGVSPDYPPFEFIAMKNGKQTVSGVDISLGNKIAKDLGVKATFVTMEFSSLLSSLEAGNIDAIISGMARTEERAKSVDFSTGYQEDEQAIIIRKSDADKIKDKNSFTPDMTVGYQQGALQETLAKEQMANVKQHTMQQIPDLISALQTKQIDGVLVDSSVGGSHVKAHPESLEMVIGKFKMTDDNAKYVAIPKNQPALQAAINQSIAEVKEQGLIDQWMDEAYDLLIKKDEGEKKINWLDYTPYYWNGVKMTLLISFVSVVCGLVLGSILAVMRLTDNIVLSGLAMAYVEFVRGTPLMIQVLFMFLGIGGLFNVSPLVAGMIAVSLNSGAYVCEVIRGGLQAVDKGQSEAARSLGLSRLKTLRLVIFPQSLRSIWPALGNEFVTLIKESSIVSTIGIAELTFQTRAVTSITYQGIIPLVISMVIYFILTFSLTRGLNAFEKRLNAKYA, encoded by the coding sequence ATGTCAGTGATGAAAAGATTAACAGTAGGGTTAATCACACTTTTTATGATGCTTAGTATTTTGTTAGCAGGGGTGAAACCTGTTGTTCATGCAGAGGAAACCCAAGCAGGAGAAGGAAGTAATCTCCTAGAGCAAGTGAAGGCTCGCGGAGAAATTCGAATTGGTGTGAGTCCAGACTATCCTCCATTTGAATTTATTGCTATGAAAAATGGTAAACAAACGGTGAGTGGTGTCGATATTTCCTTAGGGAATAAGATCGCAAAAGACTTGGGCGTAAAGGCTACTTTTGTGACGATGGAATTTTCGAGCTTACTCTCTTCTTTGGAAGCAGGAAATATTGATGCTATTATTTCTGGGATGGCACGTACCGAAGAAAGAGCAAAATCTGTGGACTTTTCTACAGGTTATCAAGAAGACGAACAAGCGATTATTATTCGGAAAAGTGATGCAGATAAAATTAAAGATAAAAACTCCTTTACGCCAGACATGACGGTTGGTTACCAACAAGGAGCCCTTCAAGAAACCTTGGCCAAAGAACAAATGGCTAATGTTAAGCAGCACACCATGCAACAAATTCCAGATTTGATCAGTGCTCTTCAAACCAAACAAATTGACGGAGTTTTGGTGGACTCTTCTGTTGGAGGATCCCATGTTAAAGCTCACCCAGAAAGTTTAGAGATGGTTATCGGAAAATTTAAGATGACGGACGATAACGCGAAGTACGTGGCTATTCCTAAGAATCAACCCGCCCTTCAAGCAGCGATTAATCAATCCATTGCAGAAGTGAAGGAGCAAGGATTGATTGATCAATGGATGGATGAAGCCTATGATCTCTTAATTAAAAAGGATGAAGGAGAAAAGAAGATTAATTGGTTGGATTACACCCCTTATTATTGGAATGGGGTGAAAATGACCTTACTCATTTCCTTTGTGTCGGTTGTGTGTGGTTTAGTTTTAGGGTCTATTTTAGCCGTGATGCGATTAACAGATAATATTGTATTGTCTGGACTTGCTATGGCTTATGTTGAATTTGTGAGAGGGACACCGTTAATGATTCAAGTCCTCTTTATGTTTTTAGGGATTGGCGGTTTGTTCAATGTTTCGCCGCTAGTGGCAGGAATGATTGCTGTGTCTTTAAACTCCGGTGCTTATGTTTGTGAAGTCATTCGTGGAGGCCTTCAAGCGGTTGATAAAGGACAGAGCGAAGCTGCACGGTCTCTTGGACTCAGTCGACTTAAGACTTTGCGCTTAGTTATTTTCCCTCAATCTCTACGTTCGATTTGGCCTGCTTTAGGGAATGAATTTGTAACCTTGATTAAGGAATCTTCCATTGTTTCGACGATCGGAATTGCTGAATTAACTTTCCAAACACGTGCAGTGACCAGCATTACTTATCAAGGAATTATTCCTTTGGTAATTTCTATGGTAATTTATTTCATTTTGACCTTCTCTTTAACCAGAGGATTAAACGCATTCGAAAAACGGTTAAATGCGAAGTATGCCTAA